One segment of Calypte anna isolate BGI_N300 chromosome 4A, bCalAnn1_v1.p, whole genome shotgun sequence DNA contains the following:
- the GRSF1 gene encoding G-rich sequence factor 1 — protein MAAAARRGLAALQLGVRLRLRLGPPPARSLPATATATATALGLGGLRAPAPLCPALRRYSQITDAPSQEGHLSEQESESSKAENDNIFLIRAQGFPFSCTEEDVLSFFDSCRIRNGENGVHFLLNRDGRRRGDALIELESKADVQRALEKNLRYMGPRYVKVFEVHDSDVAGLLQTLRDESQAINDGVVLLRGLPFSSTREDIEDFFTGLKVTDIAFIYRGERRTGEAFVQFAAPEMAAKALLRHKEYMGSRYIEVYVSRRHHMQKHMLCDRHLPPFSRLRREQEPAPEERGLSHTGGSLAEREGRLCREGTETSRQVLESENISSPPHFVHMRGFPTQASAQDIIDFFSPLKPTRIMMEYNSHGDATGAADVHFSSREEAVAAMAKEGSQLQCSAIHLSLNEHPEVKQDC, from the exons ATGGCCGCCGCAGCACGCCGGGGtctggctgccctgcagctcgGTGTCAGGCTGCGGCTCCGCCTGGGACCGCCGCCCGCACGCAGCCTCCCCGCCACAGCCACCGCCACAGCCACCGCCCTGGGGCTGGGCGGCCTCAGAGCTCCGGCTCcgctctgccctgccctccgCAGATACAGCCAG ATTACAGATGCTCCGTCCCAGGAAGGTCACCTCTCAGAGCAGGAATCAGAGTCATCCAAGGCAGAAAATGACAACATCTTTCTCATCAGGGCACAAGGATTCCCCTTCTCATGCACCGAGGAAGATGTGCTCAGCTTTTTTGATA GCTGTAGAATTCGGAATGGTGAGAACGGGGTCCACTTCCTCTTGAACAGGGATGGGAGGCGCCGGGGGGATGCCCTGATCGAGCTGGAGTCCAAAGCTGATGTCCAGAGAGCCTTGGAAAAGAACCTGAGGTACATGGGCCCACGCTATGTCAAAG TTTTTGAAGTGCATGACAGTGATGTGGCAGGCTTGCTGCAGACCCTGAGGGATGAGTCTCAGGCCATTAATGATGGAGTTGTGCTGCTCAGGGGCCTTCCCTTCAGCTCCACCAGGGAGGAcattgaagatttttttacag GTTTGAAAGTCACTGACATAGCTTTCATTTACCGGGGAGAAAGAAGAACAGGAGAAGCTTTTGTGCAGTTTGCAGCCCCTGAGATGGCAGCTAAAGCCCTGCTACGACACAAGGAGTACATGGGCAGTAG GTACATCGAGGTGTATGTGAGCAGGAGGCACCACATGCAGAAGCACATGCTGTGTGACAGGCACCTGCcacccttctccaggctgagaaGAGAACAGGAACCTGCCCCCGAGGAAAGAGGGCTGAGCCACACAGGAGGCAGCCTGGCTGAAAGAGAAGGCA GGTTGTGCAGGGAAGGAACAGAAACCTCCAGGCAGGTTTTAGAATCTGAGAACATCTCATCACCTCCACACTTTGTCCACATGAGGGGTTTCCCTACCCAAGCTAGTGCCCAAGACATAATAGAT tttttttctccgCTGAAGCCCACGAGGATCATGATGGAATACAACTCCCATGGAGATGCCACAGGAGCAGCAGATGTGCActtcagcagcagggaggaggcagtggCTGCCATGGCTAAGGAGGGCTCACAGCTCC AGTGCAGTGCCATCCACTTATCCCTGAATGAACACCCAGAGGTGAAACAGGACTGCTAG